A portion of the Kineococcus endophyticus genome contains these proteins:
- a CDS encoding VOC family protein translates to MPVTGPDFVSLQVRDLAASQAFYEQYLGLVRSPAGPPHAVVFSTTPIAFALRDVVPGTDLSAGDHPGAGTAVWLHATDVQEVHDALVADGHPVVAAPVDGPFGRTFTFADPDGYRITLHDRH, encoded by the coding sequence GTGCCCGTCACCGGTCCCGACTTCGTCTCCCTGCAGGTGCGCGACCTCGCTGCGTCACAGGCGTTCTACGAGCAGTACCTCGGGCTCGTCCGCTCGCCGGCGGGCCCCCCGCACGCCGTCGTGTTCTCCACGACGCCCATCGCGTTCGCCCTGCGCGACGTCGTGCCCGGCACGGACCTGTCGGCGGGGGACCACCCGGGCGCCGGGACCGCGGTGTGGTTGCACGCCACCGACGTCCAGGAGGTCCACGACGCCCTCGTCGCCGACGGCCACCCGGTCGTCGCCGCGCCGGTCGACGGCCCGTTCGGGCGGACCTTCACCTTCGCCGACCCCGACGGCTACCGGATCACGCTGCACGACCGGCACTGA
- a CDS encoding MBL fold metallo-hydrolase: MATTTTATAVLDEAHVGTMDNVAYVVRCRTTGRRLLVDAAAEPETLLALVDGELDVVVTTHRHHDHVGALAAVVEATGARTAAGELDADELPLPVQQRLEHGDVLRVGDVVLEVVHLRGHTPGSVALLLRDADGPDHVFTGDSLFPGGVGNTFGSAEAFLQLLADVTERLFDVLDDDTVVHPGHGAPTTIGAERPHLASWRERGW, translated from the coding sequence ATGGCCACCACCACGACCGCCACCGCCGTCCTCGACGAGGCCCACGTCGGCACGATGGACAACGTCGCCTACGTCGTGCGGTGCCGCACCACCGGGCGCCGGCTCCTCGTGGACGCGGCGGCCGAACCCGAGACGCTGCTGGCGCTGGTCGACGGTGAACTCGACGTCGTCGTCACGACGCACCGCCACCACGACCACGTCGGGGCGCTCGCGGCCGTCGTCGAGGCCACCGGGGCCCGCACCGCCGCGGGAGAGCTGGACGCCGACGAACTGCCGCTGCCGGTGCAGCAACGGCTCGAGCACGGGGACGTCCTGCGCGTCGGCGACGTCGTGCTGGAGGTCGTCCACCTGCGCGGCCACACTCCCGGATCCGTCGCCCTGCTGCTGCGCGACGCCGACGGCCCCGACCACGTGTTCACGGGCGACTCGCTCTTCCCCGGCGGGGTGGGCAACACCTTCGGCAGCGCCGAGGCGTTCCTCCAGCTCCTCGCCGACGTGACCGAGCGCCTGTTCGACGTCCTGGACGACGACACCGTCGTCCACCCCGGCCACGGGGCACCCACGACGATCGGTGCGGAGCGGCCGCACCTGGCCTCCTGGCGCGAGCGCGGCTGGTGA
- a CDS encoding MarR family winged helix-turn-helix transcriptional regulator → MSQEGIDLGTSLGYLLKQASSALRAAMEDALRPLGLTVTQYSCLELLAQRPGLSGSDLARATFITRQSVNTLLQQLERDGDVQRPAAPCVGKVLPASLTAQGRRRLTAASAAVREVERRMLEELSASEQRQAFSVLERMTLSLRPPPTP, encoded by the coding sequence ATGAGTCAAGAGGGCATCGACCTCGGGACGTCGCTCGGCTACCTGCTCAAGCAGGCGTCGAGCGCGCTGCGCGCGGCGATGGAGGACGCGCTCCGGCCGCTGGGTCTCACCGTCACCCAGTACTCCTGCCTCGAACTGCTCGCCCAGCGCCCCGGGCTGTCCGGGTCGGACCTGGCCCGCGCCACCTTCATCACCCGGCAGTCCGTCAACACCCTCCTGCAGCAGCTCGAACGCGACGGCGACGTGCAGCGGCCGGCCGCACCGTGCGTCGGGAAGGTGCTGCCCGCCTCGCTGACCGCTCAGGGGCGGCGGCGCCTGACGGCCGCCTCGGCGGCCGTGCGGGAGGTCGAACGACGCATGCTCGAGGAGCTGAGCGCGTCCGAGCAGCGGCAGGCGTTCTCGGTGCTCGAGCGCATGACGCTGTCGCTCCGGCCGCCACCGACCCCCTGA
- a CDS encoding YbaK/EbsC family protein, which translates to MHRNAVTVARALREAGAEGEVVELTASARTAAQAAQALGCPVGAIANSLVFLADGEPVLVLTSGGHRVDVDATAAALGASELTRPKAPAVRAATGQPIGGVSPVGHPRRLRTVIDVDLLRYDVVWAAAGTPHAVFPTSFSELVRLCDAEPARVG; encoded by the coding sequence GTGCACCGCAACGCAGTCACCGTGGCCCGCGCGTTGCGCGAGGCGGGGGCCGAGGGGGAGGTCGTCGAACTCACCGCGTCCGCCCGGACGGCGGCCCAGGCCGCGCAGGCCCTCGGCTGTCCCGTCGGGGCCATCGCCAACAGCCTGGTGTTCCTCGCCGACGGCGAGCCGGTCCTCGTGCTGACCAGCGGCGGGCACCGCGTCGACGTCGACGCGACGGCCGCAGCCCTCGGCGCGTCCGAACTCACCCGGCCCAAGGCGCCGGCGGTCCGCGCCGCCACCGGGCAGCCCATCGGCGGGGTGTCGCCCGTGGGTCACCCCCGCCGCCTGCGCACGGTCATCGACGTCGACCTGCTGCGCTACGACGTCGTGTGGGCCGCCGCCGGAACACCGCACGCGGTGTTCCCCACGAGCTTCTCCGAACTCGTCCGGCTCTGCGACGCCGAACCCGCCCGCGTCGGCTGA
- the argG gene encoding argininosuccinate synthase, which translates to MSKVLTSLPAGERVGIAFSGGLDTSVAVAWMREKGAVPCTYTADIGQYDEPDIASVPGRAEAYGAELARLVDCRAALVEEGLAALTCGAFHIRSGGRAYFNTTPLGRAVTGTLLVRAMLEDDVQIWGDGSTYKGNDIERFYRYGLLANPALRIYKPWLDAAFVTELGGRKEMSEWLQARDLPYRASTEKAYSTDANIWGATHEAKRLEHLDVGVELVEPIMGVRFWDPEVEIAPEDVTVEFEQGRPVRINGASFDSAVDLVLEANAIGGRHGLGMSDQIENRIIEAKSRGIYEAPGMALLHAVYERLVNAIHNEDTVASYHNEGRRLGRLMYEGRWLDPQSLMLRESLQRWVGNAVTGSVTLRLRRGEDYSILDTSGSAFSYHPDKLSMERTEDSAFGPVDRIGQLTMRNLDIADSRAKLEQYAGLGMVGNAQVSLIGALESGGAQAIASRGETSEDELLDRAAMESGTD; encoded by the coding sequence ATGTCCAAGGTGCTCACCTCCCTGCCCGCCGGCGAGCGCGTCGGCATCGCCTTCTCCGGCGGTCTCGACACCTCCGTCGCCGTAGCCTGGATGCGGGAGAAGGGCGCCGTGCCCTGCACCTACACCGCGGACATCGGCCAGTACGACGAGCCGGACATCGCCTCGGTCCCCGGCCGCGCCGAGGCCTACGGCGCCGAGCTGGCCCGCCTCGTCGACTGCCGCGCCGCCCTCGTCGAGGAGGGCCTGGCCGCCCTCACCTGCGGCGCGTTCCACATCCGCTCCGGCGGCCGCGCCTACTTCAACACCACCCCGCTCGGCCGCGCCGTCACCGGCACGCTGCTCGTGCGGGCGATGCTCGAGGACGACGTCCAGATCTGGGGCGACGGCTCCACCTACAAGGGCAACGACATCGAGCGGTTCTACCGCTACGGCCTGCTGGCCAACCCGGCCCTGCGCATCTACAAGCCCTGGCTCGACGCGGCGTTCGTCACCGAGCTCGGCGGGCGCAAGGAGATGTCGGAGTGGCTGCAGGCCCGTGACCTGCCGTACCGCGCGAGCACCGAGAAGGCCTACTCCACCGACGCGAACATCTGGGGCGCCACCCACGAGGCCAAGCGCCTCGAGCACCTCGACGTGGGCGTGGAACTCGTCGAGCCGATCATGGGTGTCCGGTTCTGGGACCCCGAGGTCGAGATCGCGCCCGAGGACGTCACCGTCGAGTTCGAGCAGGGCCGACCCGTCCGCATCAACGGCGCGTCCTTCGACAGCGCGGTGGACCTCGTCCTGGAGGCCAACGCCATCGGCGGCCGCCACGGGCTCGGCATGTCCGACCAGATCGAGAACCGCATCATCGAGGCCAAGTCGCGCGGCATCTACGAGGCCCCCGGCATGGCGCTGCTGCACGCCGTCTACGAGCGCCTCGTCAACGCGATCCACAACGAGGACACGGTCGCCAGCTACCACAACGAGGGGCGGCGCCTGGGCCGCCTCATGTACGAGGGCCGCTGGCTGGACCCGCAGTCCCTCATGCTCCGCGAGTCGCTGCAGCGCTGGGTCGGCAACGCGGTCACCGGGTCGGTCACGCTGCGCCTGCGCCGCGGGGAGGACTACTCGATCCTCGACACCTCGGGGTCGGCGTTCAGCTACCACCCGGACAAGCTGTCGATGGAACGCACCGAGGACTCCGCCTTCGGGCCCGTCGACCGCATCGGCCAGCTGACCATGCGCAACCTGGACATCGCCGACTCCCGCGCCAAGCTCGAGCAGTACGCGGGCCTGGGCATGGTCGGCAACGCCCAGGTCAGCCTCATCGGCGCCCTGGAGTCCGGTGGGGCGCAGGCGATCGCGTCCCGCGGCGAGACCAGCGAGGACGAACTCCTGGACCGCGCGGCCATGGAGTCCGGGACCGACTGA
- a CDS encoding class I SAM-dependent methyltransferase, producing MSAEDDISRWNAVADAYADATGPAGDSFYRRLRPFLDEQLPDLPGARVLDLGCGHGWLAGELAARGADAVGVDGSGALLDRARTEHPGVRFLEADLVQGLPAGLVAEGFDAVVAHMVVMDVPELSALFADVARALAPGGVFVASLLHPAYFSHDVDGPDQPRPWRRHVSGYLDHEERWIAAFGGHRHYHRPLSWYVAELAAAGFAVTGLVEPPSLPQHGRPEGEWTEHERWFSRIPTMLAWSAELRSPSRG from the coding sequence GTGAGCGCCGAGGACGACATCAGCCGCTGGAACGCCGTCGCCGACGCCTACGCCGACGCCACGGGACCGGCCGGGGACAGCTTCTACCGGCGGCTGCGGCCCTTCCTCGACGAGCAGCTGCCGGACCTGCCCGGTGCCCGCGTCCTCGACCTCGGCTGCGGGCACGGCTGGCTCGCGGGGGAGCTGGCCGCCCGCGGGGCGGACGCCGTCGGGGTGGACGGGAGCGGCGCCCTCCTCGACCGGGCGCGGACGGAGCACCCCGGGGTGCGCTTCCTGGAAGCCGATCTCGTCCAGGGCCTGCCCGCAGGACTGGTGGCGGAGGGCTTCGACGCGGTCGTCGCGCACATGGTGGTCATGGACGTGCCCGAGCTCTCGGCCCTGTTCGCCGACGTCGCCCGCGCCCTCGCCCCGGGCGGGGTGTTCGTCGCCTCGCTCCTGCACCCGGCGTACTTCAGCCACGACGTCGACGGGCCCGACCAACCGCGGCCCTGGCGGCGACACGTGAGCGGGTACCTCGACCACGAGGAGCGGTGGATCGCCGCGTTCGGCGGTCACCGGCACTACCACCGGCCGCTGTCCTGGTACGTCGCCGAACTCGCGGCGGCGGGGTTCGCCGTGACCGGACTCGTCGAACCGCCGTCCCTGCCGCAGCACGGGCGCCCGGAGGGGGAGTGGACCGAGCACGAACGCTGGTTCAGCCGGATCCCGACGATGCTCGCGTGGAGCGCCGAGCTCAGATCCCCTTCCCGGGGTTGA
- the map gene encoding type I methionyl aminopeptidase, whose product MVELKTPGEVEAMRAAGRVVGQALVAVREAAAVGVRLDELDAVAREVIFGAGATSPFLGYQPRFADSPFPGVICASVNDAVLHGIPDRYALRDGDLLSVDCGAVLDGWAGDSATTFSVGTPRPEDEALVAATREALAAGIAAAVVGGKIGDVSAAIGAVGHAHGCGVNTEFGGHGVGRTMHEDPSVPNDGRAGRGLTLKPGLVIAIEPWFTAGGNSSYRTDPDGWTMRSVDGSRGAHEEHTVAVTADGPVVLTLP is encoded by the coding sequence GTGGTGGAACTCAAGACCCCCGGTGAGGTCGAGGCCATGCGCGCCGCCGGCCGTGTCGTCGGCCAGGCCCTCGTCGCCGTCCGTGAGGCCGCCGCGGTCGGCGTGCGGCTCGACGAACTGGACGCCGTGGCGCGCGAGGTGATCTTCGGCGCCGGCGCGACGTCACCCTTCCTCGGCTACCAGCCGCGGTTCGCGGACTCCCCGTTCCCCGGCGTCATCTGCGCCTCCGTCAACGACGCGGTGCTGCACGGCATCCCGGACCGCTACGCCCTGCGCGACGGCGACCTGCTGAGCGTCGACTGCGGCGCCGTGCTCGACGGCTGGGCGGGTGACTCCGCCACGACGTTCAGCGTCGGCACCCCCCGACCCGAGGACGAGGCCCTCGTCGCCGCCACCCGCGAGGCCCTCGCGGCCGGCATCGCCGCCGCGGTCGTCGGGGGCAAGATCGGTGACGTCTCCGCCGCCATCGGGGCCGTCGGCCACGCGCACGGCTGCGGCGTGAACACCGAGTTCGGCGGCCACGGCGTGGGCCGCACCATGCACGAGGACCCCTCCGTCCCCAACGACGGCCGGGCGGGGCGGGGACTGACGCTGAAACCCGGTCTCGTCATCGCGATCGAACCCTGGTTCACCGCCGGCGGGAACTCCTCCTACCGCACCGACCCGGACGGCTGGACCATGCGCAGCGTCGACGGCAGCCGTGGCGCGCACGAGGAGCACACGGTCGCCGTGACGGCCGACGGGCCCGTGGTCCTCACGTTGCCGTGA
- a CDS encoding FAD-binding oxidoreductase, with protein MSTLPGLLPGLLTDHDSRDAVATDRSGHRPVTLPDGVVRARDVQDVVETLRWASAHRTPVVTRGGGSGLAAGASASAGEVVLDLSGMDRILDLRPQDQVAVVEPGVITSHLDAAAAEHGLFYAPDPASAAISTIGGNIATNAGGLRCAKYGVTREAVLGLDLVLADGRRVSTGRQTVKGVAGYDLTGLVVGSEGTLAVVVGATLRLRPKPLETATLAAHFDDVVAAASAAAAITAARLQPAVLELVDAVTLEAVDAARGSALRSLGAAALVVQCDGRGARADIDAVAEVVASFATSWRATSDPVEAEELLAARRAGLPALEATGDVFIEDVAVPRSRLAAAVSGIQAISARTGVRIATIAHAGDGNLHPIVVVERGGTVTEGPAWEAACAVFDLALELGGTLTGEHGVGLLKRTWLARELGEDSLGLQRGIKAVFDPLGILNPGKGI; from the coding sequence GTGAGCACGCTTCCCGGCCTGCTCCCGGGACTCCTGACCGACCACGACAGCCGGGACGCCGTGGCGACGGACCGCTCCGGCCACCGCCCGGTCACCCTGCCGGACGGCGTCGTGCGCGCCCGCGACGTCCAGGACGTCGTGGAGACCCTGCGCTGGGCGAGCGCGCACCGCACCCCCGTCGTGACCCGCGGCGGCGGGTCGGGTTTGGCGGCCGGGGCGAGCGCGAGCGCCGGCGAGGTCGTCCTGGACCTGTCGGGCATGGACCGCATCCTCGACCTGCGGCCGCAGGACCAGGTGGCCGTCGTCGAACCCGGTGTGATCACGTCCCACCTCGACGCGGCCGCCGCCGAGCACGGGTTGTTCTACGCCCCCGACCCGGCGAGCGCTGCGATCTCCACGATCGGCGGGAACATCGCCACCAACGCGGGTGGGTTGCGCTGCGCGAAGTACGGCGTGACGCGCGAGGCCGTCCTCGGGCTCGACCTCGTGCTCGCCGACGGCCGCCGCGTGTCGACGGGCCGCCAGACGGTGAAGGGCGTCGCCGGCTACGACCTCACCGGGCTCGTCGTGGGATCGGAGGGGACGCTGGCCGTGGTCGTCGGCGCGACGCTGCGGTTGCGTCCGAAACCCCTGGAGACGGCGACGCTCGCGGCGCACTTCGACGACGTCGTGGCCGCCGCGTCCGCGGCCGCGGCGATCACCGCGGCCCGCCTGCAGCCAGCCGTCCTCGAACTGGTCGACGCCGTGACGCTCGAGGCCGTCGACGCGGCACGGGGTTCGGCGCTGCGCTCCCTCGGCGCGGCGGCGCTCGTCGTGCAGTGCGACGGCCGGGGCGCGCGGGCCGACATCGACGCCGTGGCCGAGGTCGTCGCCTCGTTCGCGACGTCGTGGCGCGCGACGAGCGACCCCGTCGAGGCCGAGGAACTCCTCGCCGCCCGGCGCGCGGGGCTGCCCGCGCTGGAGGCCACCGGCGACGTGTTCATCGAGGACGTCGCCGTCCCGCGCTCCCGGCTCGCCGCCGCGGTCTCGGGGATCCAGGCGATCTCCGCGCGCACCGGCGTGCGCATCGCCACGATCGCGCACGCGGGCGACGGGAACCTGCACCCGATCGTCGTCGTCGAGCGCGGCGGCACCGTGACCGAGGGCCCGGCCTGGGAGGCGGCGTGCGCGGTGTTCGACCTGGCGCTGGAGCTGGGCGGGACCCTGACGGGCGAGCACGGCGTTGGCCTGCTCAAGCGGACGTGGCTGGCCCGGGAACTCGGGGAGGACTCCCTGGGGCTGCAGCGCGGCATCAAGGCCGTGTTCGACCCGCTCGGGATCCTCAACCCCGGGAAGGGGATCTGA
- a CDS encoding helix-turn-helix transcriptional regulator codes for MPVLPPAPAGAAPALVGRDEELAALDAALAAASRGTSGGVLVEADAGVGKSRLVAELVEHARSAGGTVLLGHCASGGGEALPYLPFVEALEPLRGSGSAPAFWSATAPGEAAVDLSQLQLFDTVAAALVAASRSAPVLLVLEDLHWADAASRDLLTYLLRRVRDERLLVVATVRTDDLHRRHPLRPVLSELGRLPGVQRVLLEPFSGEETAHFLRALAGRDLPPATVRRIHGRSEGNAYYAAELLLAGPARGGRLPSGLADVVLTRLETLPSPVSDLVRTAAVGGRRVRHDLLAAVTGLPAPELEARLRDAVAFRVLEPDGDEGYAFRHALLHEALLDDLLPGERVRWHAAYADAIATHGLAPAARLAHHARQSNDLPRALVAGLAAADEAERLRAPGQAWRHLEEALPLWRSVPDAHERTGTTLLAVTVRASRLAASAGEVARSALTALDAVDLLPDDATPAQAAEVHQQCASALWACDRFEEGIAQARLAVARGGDDPQARHAVAWAAAVAARCLLGLDRFAESQAQAQLALDLARADDLASAEADALITLAGLDNLAGRLADADALFTRAAATAEAGGHLGTSLRARYNLAADRYDRGDLRGAAQVLDSSCAWAATVGLSWSPYGLTLLSLQARTSFVTGEFDRALAQARALGPQAPVLAALPVGIVAAEVLAARGAFEEAEAVLEPDWFDDVEEGLPAAAARAEVLRGRGDAAGAASVLLEALGSFPGIEHPQHLLGLRLGAQAVGALADAGSRDDALVRGVQERVAELLTLGQPRAGVLGPEGRAWTDVLGAEVARFRGAPPAEQVLAWERVVEAFGYGNVPERARSRWRLAEALVAAGRREDALPVLQEARRTAERLHAKPLVAVLDDLARRARVAGPAPLPGRGPLTPRELQVLELLAAGRTNRQVGEALFMAEKTASVHVSRIFAKLGASSRAEAVSIGLRSGILTGPDPDGE; via the coding sequence GTGCCCGTCCTGCCGCCCGCGCCCGCCGGCGCCGCTCCCGCCCTCGTCGGGCGGGACGAGGAGCTCGCCGCGCTCGACGCGGCCCTCGCGGCCGCCTCCCGGGGGACGTCGGGCGGAGTGCTGGTCGAGGCCGACGCCGGTGTGGGCAAGTCCCGCCTGGTCGCCGAGCTCGTCGAGCACGCCCGCTCGGCGGGCGGCACGGTCCTGCTCGGCCACTGCGCCTCCGGGGGTGGGGAGGCCCTGCCCTACCTGCCCTTCGTCGAGGCGCTGGAACCGTTGCGGGGCAGCGGGTCGGCGCCGGCTTTCTGGTCCGCCACCGCCCCCGGCGAGGCGGCCGTGGACCTGTCGCAGCTGCAGCTGTTCGACACCGTCGCGGCGGCGCTCGTCGCGGCCTCCCGGTCCGCGCCGGTGCTGCTCGTGCTCGAGGACCTGCACTGGGCCGACGCGGCCAGCCGCGACCTGCTGACCTACCTGCTGCGGCGCGTGCGCGACGAACGGCTGCTCGTCGTGGCCACCGTCCGCACCGACGACCTGCACCGCCGGCACCCGCTGCGACCGGTCCTGAGCGAACTCGGCCGGCTGCCCGGTGTGCAGCGGGTGCTGCTCGAGCCCTTCTCGGGCGAGGAGACCGCGCACTTCCTGCGCGCCCTGGCCGGTCGCGACCTCCCCCCGGCGACGGTCCGGCGCATCCACGGCCGTTCGGAGGGCAACGCGTACTACGCCGCGGAACTGCTCCTCGCCGGACCCGCGCGGGGCGGGCGGCTGCCCAGTGGGCTCGCCGACGTCGTCCTGACCCGGTTGGAGACCCTGCCGTCGCCGGTGTCCGACCTCGTCCGCACCGCCGCCGTCGGGGGCCGTCGCGTCCGGCACGACCTGCTCGCCGCGGTCACGGGACTGCCCGCGCCCGAGCTGGAGGCGCGGCTGCGGGACGCAGTGGCCTTCCGCGTGCTGGAACCGGACGGTGACGAGGGCTACGCGTTCCGGCACGCCCTGCTCCACGAGGCGCTCCTGGACGACCTGCTGCCCGGGGAACGGGTCCGCTGGCACGCCGCCTACGCCGACGCCATCGCCACCCACGGGCTGGCCCCCGCGGCCCGGCTGGCCCACCACGCCCGCCAGAGCAACGACCTCCCGCGCGCGCTGGTCGCCGGGCTCGCGGCCGCGGACGAGGCCGAACGGCTGCGGGCACCGGGCCAGGCGTGGCGGCACCTGGAGGAGGCGTTGCCGTTGTGGCGCAGCGTTCCCGACGCACACGAGCGCACGGGGACGACCCTGCTCGCGGTCACCGTCCGGGCGTCCCGGCTGGCCGCGTCCGCGGGGGAGGTGGCCCGGTCGGCGCTGACCGCCCTGGACGCCGTCGACCTCCTGCCCGACGACGCCACCCCGGCCCAGGCCGCCGAGGTGCACCAGCAGTGCGCGTCGGCGCTGTGGGCGTGCGACCGCTTCGAGGAGGGCATCGCGCAGGCCCGGCTCGCCGTCGCCCGCGGCGGCGACGACCCGCAGGCCCGGCACGCGGTGGCCTGGGCGGCCGCGGTCGCCGCGCGGTGCCTGCTGGGGCTCGACCGGTTCGCGGAGTCGCAGGCCCAGGCGCAGCTCGCCCTCGACCTGGCCCGCGCCGACGACCTCGCCTCCGCCGAGGCGGACGCGCTCATCACCCTCGCCGGCCTCGACAACCTCGCCGGCCGCCTCGCCGACGCCGACGCGCTGTTCACCCGCGCCGCCGCCACCGCCGAGGCGGGTGGGCACCTCGGCACCTCGCTGCGCGCGCGCTACAACCTGGCCGCCGACCGCTACGACCGGGGCGACCTGCGGGGAGCGGCGCAGGTGCTCGACTCCTCGTGCGCGTGGGCGGCCACGGTGGGGCTGTCGTGGTCCCCCTACGGCCTCACGCTCCTGTCCCTGCAGGCGCGGACGAGCTTCGTCACCGGGGAGTTCGACCGGGCGCTGGCCCAGGCGCGGGCCCTCGGTCCGCAGGCCCCCGTCCTCGCGGCCCTCCCGGTCGGCATCGTCGCCGCGGAGGTGCTGGCCGCTCGCGGCGCCTTCGAGGAGGCGGAGGCGGTGCTGGAACCGGACTGGTTCGACGACGTCGAGGAGGGGTTGCCCGCGGCCGCGGCCCGCGCGGAGGTGCTGCGCGGGAGGGGTGACGCGGCGGGTGCGGCGTCGGTGCTGCTGGAGGCGCTCGGCAGCTTCCCGGGGATCGAGCACCCGCAGCACCTCCTGGGACTGCGCCTCGGTGCGCAGGCTGTGGGGGCGCTGGCCGACGCGGGATCGCGCGACGACGCCCTGGTGCGCGGGGTGCAGGAGCGGGTGGCCGAACTGCTCACCCTGGGGCAGCCCCGGGCCGGTGTCCTCGGGCCCGAGGGACGTGCCTGGACGGACGTCCTGGGCGCCGAGGTGGCCCGCTTCCGCGGTGCCCCGCCTGCCGAGCAGGTCCTCGCGTGGGAGCGGGTCGTCGAGGCGTTCGGCTACGGCAACGTCCCCGAACGCGCCCGGTCCCGGTGGCGGCTGGCCGAGGCGCTCGTGGCCGCCGGTCGCCGGGAGGACGCGCTGCCCGTCCTGCAGGAGGCCCGGCGCACGGCGGAGCGGTTGCACGCGAAGCCCTTGGTCGCGGTGCTCGACGACCTCGCGCGGCGGGCCCGCGTGGCGGGCCCCGCACCGCTCCCGGGTCGCGGACCGTTGACGCCGCGGGAACTGCAGGTCCTGGAACTCCTCGCCGCGGGCCGGACCAACCGGCAGGTGGGGGAGGCGCTGTTCATGGCCGAGAAGACCGCCAGCGTGCACGTCTCGCGCATCTTCGCCAAGCTCGGAGCATCGTCCCGCGCCGAAGCGGTCTCGATCGGTCTGCGCAGCGGGATCCTGACCGGTCCGGACCCCGACGGCGAGTGA
- a CDS encoding helix-turn-helix domain-containing protein, which yields MVRPPLPDEVRARGRRLGELLRTARGDRTIPQVSALSGVPAETLRKIEAGRVPTPAFFTVVALATALDLPLTDVVEHCTPPVPAVEGVA from the coding sequence ATGGTCCGTCCTCCGCTGCCCGACGAGGTGCGCGCCCGCGGCCGCCGCCTCGGGGAACTCCTCCGCACGGCGCGCGGGGACCGCACGATCCCCCAGGTCTCGGCGTTGTCCGGCGTCCCCGCCGAGACGTTGCGCAAGATCGAGGCGGGCCGCGTGCCGACGCCCGCGTTCTTCACCGTCGTCGCGCTCGCGACCGCGCTCGACCTCCCGCTCACCGACGTCGTGGAGCACTGCACGCCACCTGTCCCCGCCGTCGAGGGCGTGGCGTGA
- a CDS encoding winged helix DNA-binding domain-containing protein, which translates to MRHVSDDERRARLAVRHALAPAHRVGTPEAATRAVGVLHATEPATVHLSCRARVPDLEVGDVVRALEVDRSLVKQLGMRRTLFVVPRDLLPAVLPSASARVAATERAVMAKEAAKCGVADGNAWVDAARAEVLALLARNPGGLTAQAVREAVPMLDGSVSVSPGTSSASRILTHLGLTGDVVRGTNTGHWRVSRPRWTLTRDWIPEPVTLGAADGWRELVRRWLAAFGPGTEDDVVWWLGATKGIVRAALAELGAVPVTLDGGGTGWLLPDDLDAAPDPGPWVALLPVLDPTVMGWKGREFYLGPHRDQLFDRNGNAGTTVWVDGRIVGCWVQDPAGGVHLRLLDRVPARARKALEAEARRLTDWLGGTKVGTVYPSLAMKDPVVL; encoded by the coding sequence GTGCGCCACGTGAGCGACGACGAACGCCGGGCCCGTCTCGCGGTCCGGCACGCCCTCGCCCCCGCCCACCGCGTTGGAACCCCGGAGGCGGCGACCCGCGCCGTCGGGGTGCTCCACGCGACCGAACCCGCCACCGTCCACCTGTCGTGCCGGGCCCGGGTTCCCGACCTCGAGGTCGGGGACGTCGTGCGGGCTCTGGAGGTCGACCGCTCGCTGGTCAAGCAGCTCGGCATGCGCCGCACGCTGTTCGTCGTCCCGCGCGACCTGCTGCCCGCCGTCCTGCCGAGCGCGTCGGCGCGGGTGGCGGCCACCGAGCGGGCCGTCATGGCGAAGGAGGCGGCGAAGTGCGGTGTGGCGGACGGGAACGCCTGGGTCGACGCGGCGCGCGCCGAGGTGCTCGCGCTCCTCGCCCGGAACCCTGGTGGCTTGACCGCGCAGGCCGTCCGCGAGGCCGTCCCGATGCTCGACGGCAGCGTCTCCGTCAGCCCCGGGACGTCCTCGGCGTCGCGCATCCTCACGCACCTGGGGCTCACGGGTGACGTCGTGCGCGGGACGAACACGGGGCACTGGCGGGTCTCCCGGCCGCGCTGGACGTTGACCCGGGACTGGATCCCCGAGCCCGTCACGTTGGGTGCGGCCGACGGCTGGCGCGAACTCGTCCGGCGCTGGCTCGCGGCGTTCGGGCCCGGCACGGAGGACGACGTCGTGTGGTGGCTCGGCGCGACGAAGGGGATCGTCCGCGCCGCCCTGGCCGAGCTGGGCGCGGTGCCCGTCACCCTCGACGGCGGGGGCACGGGCTGGCTGCTGCCCGACGACCTCGACGCCGCCCCCGACCCCGGACCGTGGGTCGCGCTGCTGCCGGTCCTGGACCCGACGGTCATGGGCTGGAAGGGACGGGAGTTCTACCTCGGCCCGCACCGGGACCAGTTGTTCGACCGGAACGGCAACGCCGGCACCACGGTGTGGGTCGACGGCCGGATCGTGGGGTGCTGGGTCCAGGACCCCGCCGGTGGGGTGCACCTGCGCCTGCTCGACCGCGTCCCGGCGCGGGCGCGCAAGGCCCTGGAGGCCGAGGCCCGGCGGCTCACGGACTGGCTGGGCGGCACGAAGGTGGGGACCGTCTACCCCTCGCTGGCGATGAAGGACCCGGTCGTGCTCTGA